The following proteins are co-located in the Triticum aestivum cultivar Chinese Spring chromosome 1A, IWGSC CS RefSeq v2.1, whole genome shotgun sequence genome:
- the LOC123045082 gene encoding probable leucine-rich repeat receptor-like protein kinase At1g35710 codes for MPTPGARALILLLPLLVLLLLSASAANAATEAEALLAWKASLDRPLPDALATWANPAGLCSSWEGVSCDAAGRVDSLALRGLGLGGTLDKLDVAALPALATLDLNGNNFFGAIPASLSRLRFLATLDLGSNGFNGSIPPQLADLSGLVELRLYNNNLADAIPHQLSRLPRIQHFDLGANFLTDPDYRKLSPMPTVRFMSLYLNYLNGGFPEFILKSANVTYLDLSQNNFSGSIPESLAEKLPNLMYLNLSINAFSGRIPPSLSKLRNLRDLRVLNNNLTGGVPDFLGSMSQLRVLELGGNLLGGPIPPVLGRLQMLQRLDLKSSGLNSTIPPELGNLGNLNLMELSMNQLTGFLPPAFAGMRKMREFGISSNKLTGQIPPSLFRSWPELISFQVQMNSFTGKIPPELGKATKLDILYLFSNNLTGSIPAELGELVSLTQLDLSVNSLTGPIPSSFGKLTKLKRLALFFNKLTGTIPPEIGNMTALEVLDVNTNSLEGELPATITALRNLQYLALFDNNFSGTVPPDLGKGLSLTDASFANNSFSGELPQRLCDGLVLQNFTANHNNFSGTLPPCLKNCTNLFRVRLEGNHFTGDISEAFGVHPRLDYLDVSGSELTGRLSPDWGKCTNITRLHMDGNGLSGGIPAAFGSMASLQDLSLAENNLTGSVPPELGQLSLLFSLNLSHNALSGSIPANLGSNSKLQAVDLSGNSLTGTIPAGLSKLSYLIFLDMSKNKLSGQIPDDLGNLVQLQRLLDLSSNSLSGAIPSNLQKLTNLQKLNLSHNDLSGSIPAGFSRMSSLDTVDFSYNRLTGKIPSGNAFQNTSADAYIGNLGLCGNVQGITSCDLGSGGASSGHRKRIVIATVVSVVGVVLLAALAACLILICRRRPREKKVLEANTNDTFESMIWEKEGKFTFFDIVNATDNFNETFCIGKGGFGAVYRAELASGQVVAVKRFHVAETGDISEISKKSFENEIKALTEVRHRNIVKLHGFCTSGDYMYLVYEYLERGSLAKTLYGEEGKKKLDWDVRMKVIQGVAHALAYLHHDCNPPIVHRDITLNNILLESDFEPRLCDFGTAKLLGSASTNWTSVAGSYGYMAPEFAYTMRVTEKCDVYSFGVVALEILMGKHPGDLLTSLPAISSSQEDDLLLKDILDQRLDPPTEQLAEEVVFIVRIALACTRAKPESRPAMRSVAQEIAAHTQAYLSEAFRLITISKLTDYQK; via the exons ATGCCGACGCCGGGCGCACGagccctcatcctcctcctcccgctcctcgtcctcctcctgctcTCCGCCAGCGCCGCCAATGCCGCGACGGAGGCCGAGGCGCTGCTGGCCTGGAAGGCCAGCCTCGACCGCCCGCTCCCGGACGCGCTCGCCACCTGGGCCAACCCCGCGGGCCTCTGCTCCTCCTGGGAGGGCGTCTCCTGCGACGCCGCCGGCCGCGTCGACTCGCTCGCGCTCCGGGGGCTCGGCCTAGGCGGCACGCTCGACAAGCTCGACGTCGCGGCGCTCCCGGCCCTCGCCACGCTCGACCTCAACGGGAACAACTTCTTCGGCGCCATCCCGGCGAGCCTCTCGCGCCTGCGCTTCCTCGCCACGCTCGACCTCGGCAGCAACGGCTTCAACGGCTCCATCCCGCCGCAGCTCGCCGACCTCTCCGGCCTGGTCGAGCTGCGTCTCTACAACAACAACCTCGCCGACGCCATTCCCCACCAGCTCAGCAGGCTCCCCAGGATCCAGCATTTCGATCTGGGTGCCAACTTCCTCACCGACCCGGACTACCGCAAGTTATCGCCGATGCCCACCGTCAGGTTCATGTCGCTCTACCTCAACTACCTCAACGGCGGCTTCCCGGAGTTCATCCTCAAGAGCGCCAACGTCACCTACCTCGACCTGTCGCAGAACAATTTCTCCGGGTCGATACCGGAGTCGCTGGCGGAGAAGCTCCCCAACCTCATGTACCTCAACCTGTCCATCAATGCTTTCTCTGGGCGGATACCGCCGTCGCTGTCGAAGCTGAGGAATCTCCGGGACCTGCGGGTTTTAAACAATAATCTGACCGGAGGAGTCCCCGATTTCCTCGGGTCCATGTCCCAGCTCAGAGTCCTTGAACTCGGCGGCAACCTGCTCGGCGGGCCGATCCCGCCGGTACTTGGCCGGCTCCAAATGCTGCAACGCCTTGATCTCAAGAGCTCCGGGTTGAATTCCACTATTCCACCAGAGCTGGGCAACCTTGGCAATCTCAATTTGATGGAGCTGTCCATGAACCAGCTCACCGGTTTCCTGCCGCCGGCGTTCGCCGGGATGCGCAAAATGCGCGAGTTTGGCATATCGTCCAACAAACTCACCGGTCAGATTCCGCCGTCTTTGTTCAGGAGCTGGCCAGAGCTCATATCGTTCCAAGTGCAAATGAACTCATTCACCGGGAAGATTCCACCAGAGCTCGGCAAGGCAACCAAGCTGGATATCTTGTATCTCTTCAGCAACAACCTTACAGGCTCTATCCCAGCAGAGCTAGGCGAGCTGGTGAGCCTGACTCAGTTGGATTTGTCGGTGAACTCTCTCACGGGGCCGATCCCCAGCTCGTTCGGTAAGCTCACGAAGCTCAAGAGGCTGGCGCTCTTCTTCAACAAGCTTACCGGCACAATCCCGCCGGAGATTGGCAACATGACGGCGTTGGAAGTCTTGGATGTCAACACCAACAGTTTGGAAGGCGAGCTGCCCGCCACCATTACAGCGCTCAGAAATCTTCAATACCTTGCCCTGTTCGACAACAACTTCAGTGGTACCGTACCGCCGGACCTCGGGAAGGGGCTGAGCTTGACCGACGCAAGCTTTGCGAACAACAGCTTCTCCGGCGAACTGCCGCAGAGACTATGTGATGGCCTCGTGCTGCAGAACTTCACGGCGAACCACAACAACTTCAGCGGCACGCTACCACCGTGCCTCAAGAACTGCACAAATCTGTTCCGGGTGCGGTTGGAAGGGAACCACTTCACCGGCGACATCTCAGAGGCGTTCGGCGTCCACCCCAGGTTGGACTACCTGGACGTCTCTGGGAGCGAACTGACCGGTCGTCTATCTCCCGATTGGGGAAAATGCACCAATATCACCCGCCTACACATGGACGGCAATGGTTTATCAGGTGGCATTCCAGCGGCGTTTGGGAGCATGGCAAGCTTACAGGACCTCAGCTTGGCTGAGAATAATCTCACAGGAAGTGTTCCACCTGAGCTGGGCCAGCTCAGCCTCTTATTCAGTCTCAATCTTAGCCATAATGCCCTTTCGGGGTCAATTCCGGCAAATTTGGGCAGCAATTCCAAGTTACAGGCAGTCGATTTGTCTGGGAACTCGCTTACGGGGACGATACCGGCTGGCCTTAGCAAGCTCAGTTATCTAATTTTTCTTGATATGAGCAAGAACAAGTTGTCAGGGCAGATACCAGATGATCTTGGCAATCTTGTTCAGCTGCAGAGGCTTCTTGATCTGAGCAGTAACTCATTGTCAGGTGCGATCCCCTCGAATCTTCAGAAGCTGACGAATTTGCAGAAACTGAACCTGTCACACAACGATCTCAGTGGTTCAATACCAGCAGGGTTTTCTCGCATGTCAAGCCTTGATACAGTTGATTTCTCTTACAATCGACTCACCGGTAAGATACCATCAGGGAATGCTTTCCAGAACACATCAGCTGATGCCTACATTGGGAATTTGGGGCTCTGTGGTAATGTGCAAGGTATAACTTCTTGTGACCTCGGTTCTGGCGGTGCATCTTCAGGGCATCGCAAGAGAATAGTCATTGCAACAGTTGTGTCAGTTGTTGGGGTTGTGTTACTTGCAGCCCTTGCTGCTTGCCTCATACTGATATGCAGAAGGAGGCCTCGTGAGAAGAAAGTGCTGGAGGCTAACACCAATGATACTTTTGAGTCCATGATCTGGGAAAAGGAGGGAAAGTTCACATTCTTTGATATCGTGAATGCCACAGACAACTTCAACGAAACCTTCTGCATTGGTAAAGGAGGGTTCGGGGCCGTGTACAGGGCCGAGCTTGCAAGTGGGCAGGTTGTGGCCGTGAAGCGATTCCATGTCGCCGAGACAGGCGACATATCAGAGATTAGCAAAAAGAGCTTTGAGAATGAGATAAAGGCGCTGACTGAGGTCCGCCACCGGAATATCGTCAAGCTCCATGGCTTCTGCACTAGCGGTGACTACATGTATCTGGTGTACGAGTACCTGGAAAGGGGCAGCTTGGCGAAGACATTGTACGgggaggaagggaagaagaagctgGACTGGGACGTGAGGATGAAGGTGATACAGGGGGTTGCTCATGCCCTGGCCTACCTGCATCATGACTGCAACCCGCCCATCGTTCATCGCGACATCACTTTGAATAATATCCTGCTTGAATCTGACTTTGAGCCACGGTTGTGTGATTTTGGCACCGCAAAGTTGCTTGGGTCTGCTTCGACGAACTGGACTTCTGTGGCAGGATCGTATGGCTACATGGCTCCAG AATTTGCATACACAATGAGGGTGACAGAGAAGTGTGATGTTTACAGCTTCGGCGTTGTTGCACTGGAGATCCTGATGGGGAAGCACCCAGGTGACCTGCTAACCTCTCTGCCGGCGATATCCTCATCACAAGAAGACGATTTACTCCTCAAGGACATACTGGACCAGCGGTTGGACCCTCCAACGGAACAGCTTGCAGAAGAGGTTGTGTTCATCGTCAGGATAGCGCTTGCCTGCACCAGGGCAAAACCTGAATCCAGGCCTGCAATGCGATCCGTAGCACAAGAGATAGCAGCACATACCCAGGCCTACCTCTCCGAAGCATTCCGACTTATCACAATAAGCAAGCTAACAGACTACCAGAAGTGA